Proteins from a single region of Paenibacillus sp. BIHB 4019:
- a CDS encoding spore germination protein, whose translation MIDHIRLLFAQSVDLKVQQLKNDDLIIEIAYISSLCDDQMISNYVLVPFMKEEVPYDKQLRTISDYLVVDDPATWTDLLLKGNILIEAQGIVYSLYTAKIISNESTQTQVESAIQGPQLALNEDLKKSLNLIRSMYHSPELCVEEHTVGSLSKTEIIVLFDQRRVDPTVLNQLRQRLTKAQTEMLQAAGELETILTGKQWHLFPTVLITERPDRITTAISNGKIAILIKGNMFALVLPVTFFDFMHAVEDNYEAFWMTRTLILLRYVAVVLTITLPALYVSIISYNPELFRVQLALSIAGSRSAVPYPSFIEVMVMLFMIEALIEASIRLPRYIGSTATTVGGLILGQAAQQAGLVSSIMIIVTSVVAISNFVVPVNSLSFAIRFLKYPLIVMAIFFGITGVTVGSFMYVVYLCNLRSFGKPYFRMFAGTKSQSGDIGQVKVE comes from the coding sequence ATGATCGACCACATTCGCCTGCTGTTTGCCCAATCGGTTGACCTGAAGGTGCAACAGCTCAAAAATGACGATTTGATTATCGAAATTGCCTATATCTCCTCTTTATGCGACGATCAAATGATTAGCAATTATGTGCTAGTACCTTTTATGAAGGAAGAGGTGCCTTACGATAAACAGCTTCGTACGATTAGCGACTATCTAGTCGTTGATGATCCAGCTACGTGGACCGATTTGCTGCTGAAAGGCAATATTTTAATAGAAGCTCAAGGCATCGTTTACTCGCTTTACACAGCGAAAATTATTAGTAATGAAAGTACCCAAACCCAAGTAGAAAGTGCAATTCAAGGTCCGCAGCTTGCGTTGAACGAAGATTTGAAAAAATCGCTTAACCTCATCCGCAGCATGTACCACTCTCCTGAGCTGTGTGTAGAAGAGCACACCGTAGGCTCGCTGTCGAAGACGGAAATTATTGTGCTGTTTGATCAGCGCCGCGTCGATCCTACTGTATTGAATCAGTTGAGGCAAAGACTGACGAAAGCGCAAACCGAAATGCTGCAGGCCGCAGGAGAGCTGGAAACGATTTTAACCGGAAAGCAGTGGCATCTGTTCCCTACCGTCCTGATTACCGAGCGCCCGGATCGCATTACGACGGCTATCTCCAATGGTAAAATCGCCATTCTCATTAAAGGAAATATGTTTGCTCTAGTGCTGCCTGTCACCTTTTTTGACTTCATGCATGCAGTCGAGGATAACTACGAAGCCTTTTGGATGACTCGCACGCTTATTTTACTGCGCTATGTTGCGGTTGTATTGACCATTACGCTGCCTGCCCTCTATGTATCCATTATCTCTTACAATCCAGAGCTCTTTCGGGTACAGCTGGCACTCTCCATCGCCGGAAGCCGCTCGGCTGTACCCTACCCGTCCTTTATCGAGGTAATGGTTATGCTATTTATGATCGAAGCGCTAATTGAGGCCAGCATTCGGCTGCCCCGCTATATTGGTTCAACAGCTACGACCGTCGGAGGACTTATTTTGGGACAGGCGGCCCAGCAGGCCGGTCTCGTCAGCAGCATTATGATTATTGTGACCTCCGTCGTCGCCATTTCCAATTTTGTCGTTCCGGTCAATTCCTTGTCATTTGCCATCCGCTTTCTGAAATATCCGCTCATTGTGATGGCCATCTTTTTCGGCATTACCGGTGTTACCGTTGGCTCATTCATGTACGTGGTCTATTTATGCAATTTGCGCAGCTTCGGCAAGCCTTATTTCCGCATGTTTGCAGGCACAAAATCACAGTCAGGGGACATTGGGCAGGTGAAGGTGGAATGA